A genomic segment from Coccinella septempunctata chromosome 3, icCocSept1.1, whole genome shotgun sequence encodes:
- the LOC123310063 gene encoding cytochrome c oxidase subunit 6B2-like: MSADANYIKKIQKGESTLCPDPRYTTSNITYWCYRSFLDWHRCLRLMGRGHKPCMYFRTAYGQLCPNAWVAEWEQQLEDGTFPGLLPPDPDEKN; the protein is encoded by the coding sequence ATGTCCGCAGATGCtaattatattaaaaaaattcaaaagggAGAATCGACGCTCTGCCCTGATCCaaggtacaccacgtccaacATAACTTATTGGTGCTACAGGTCGTTTTTAGACTGGCACCGGTGCCTCAGACTGATGGGAAGAGGTCACAAACCGTGCATGTACTTCAGGACTGCCTATGGACAGCTTTGTCCAAACGCCTGGGTGGCAGAATGGGAACAACAGTTGGAGGATGGTACCTTTCCCGGTTTGCTTCCACCGGATCCAGAtgagaaaaattaa
- the LOC123309387 gene encoding uncharacterized protein LOC123309387 isoform X1, translating to MEPRNPTSKLNLPRPLTRKIVLKKKKNVQSTEESNDKAEVSSSKGDDWEISEYTEQEETSGTKQRKQEKQVIFKEDDIDAKPDTTSCRRDPKIVRSDEEIEDVTESTQVSLPLTTISPILAFLLSKKAGNVQV from the exons ATGGAACCCAGAAATCCTACAAGTAAATTGAACCTTCCGCGTCCTCTAACACGTAAAATAGtcctgaagaagaaaaagaatgtGCAATCGACTGAGGAATCAAATGATAAAGCAGAGGTATCTTCATCCAAAGGAGATGATTGGGAAATATCCGAGTATacggagcaagaagaaacttctGGGACAAAACAGCGTAAACAAGAAAAACAGGTCATATTCAAGGAGGATGATATAGATGCCAAACCAGACACAACATCATGTAGAAGAG ATCCTAAAATTGTTCGTTCAGATGAAGAGATAGAAGATGTCACTGAATCAACTCAAGTATCCTTACCTTTAACAACGATTTCACCCATTCTCGCATTTCTACTATCGAAAAAAGCAGGAAACGTTCAAG TTTAA
- the LOC123309387 gene encoding uncharacterized protein LOC123309387 isoform X2 has protein sequence MEPRNPTSKLNLPRPLTRKIVLKKKKNVQSTEESNDKAEVSSSKGDDWEISEYTEQEETSGTKQRKQEKQVIFKEDDIDAKPDTTSCRRDPKIVRSDEEIEDVTESTQVSLPLTTISPILAFLLSKKAGNVQV, from the exons ATGGAACCCAGAAATCCTACAAGTAAATTGAACCTTCCGCGTCCTCTAACACGTAAAATAGtcctgaagaagaaaaagaatgtGCAATCGACTGAGGAATCAAATGATAAAGCAGAGGTATCTTCATCCAAAGGAGATGATTGGGAAATATCCGAGTATacggagcaagaagaaacttctGGGACAAAACAGCGTAAACAAGAAAAACAGGTCATATTCAAGGAGGATGATATAGATGCCAAACCAGACACAACATCATGTAGAAGAG ATCCTAAAATTGTTCGTTCAGATGAAGAGATAGAAGATGTCACTGAATCAACTCAAGTATCCTTACCTTTAACAACGATTTCACCCATTCTCGCATTTCTACTATCGAAAAAAGCAGGAAACGTTCAAGTTTAA